The following are encoded in a window of Amycolatopsis lexingtonensis genomic DNA:
- a CDS encoding PucR family transcriptional regulator, translating into MTSLRHVLATLGEPLVEVVVAPHGLGVPVSDVVILDPEDPLEASPGDLVLVIGARGRAAAPAIRAAGRGGAAAVAVKGATGADVAADAGVALLTVGAEARWEQVESLARGVVEAARAGGEAASGEVLGDLFALAQTIATLTGGLVSIEDTANRVLAYSRAGDEVDELRRLSILGREGPERYLAMLREWGVYQRLRAGEGIVRIDERPELGIRRRIAAGIHAGKQPLGTIWVQEGAQPLTERAETALLGASRTLAPQLIRARTLPSPELRLREDLLASLLEGRLDAESVADDIGADPARPAQVLAFSLERSDNRQLRRAELVHLIAVHTAAYRRSALVSVIGGRVYALLPDLPEHSDAAVLALAREIAATARRHLDVPVRVALGGVVPRLSDAAASRGDADRVLAAMARGQWAAGVASLADVRAEVLLSEVLAYLGGQPRIRDPRLTALTEHDAEHGGILVPAVLAWLDAFGDVRAAARVLNIHPNTVRYRVRRATEVSGVDFDDPAQRILTQLQLRL; encoded by the coding sequence ATGACGTCGCTGCGGCACGTGCTGGCGACACTCGGCGAGCCGCTGGTCGAGGTCGTCGTGGCGCCGCACGGCCTGGGCGTGCCGGTCTCCGACGTCGTCATCCTCGATCCCGAAGACCCCCTCGAAGCTTCGCCGGGCGACCTGGTGCTGGTGATCGGCGCGCGCGGCCGGGCGGCGGCGCCGGCGATCCGCGCGGCCGGGCGCGGCGGCGCGGCCGCGGTGGCGGTCAAGGGCGCGACGGGCGCCGACGTCGCCGCGGACGCGGGCGTCGCGCTGCTCACCGTCGGCGCCGAAGCGCGGTGGGAGCAGGTCGAGTCGCTGGCGCGCGGAGTCGTCGAGGCGGCCCGCGCGGGCGGCGAAGCGGCCAGCGGCGAGGTGCTCGGCGACCTGTTCGCCCTGGCCCAGACCATCGCGACGCTCACCGGCGGCCTGGTCAGCATCGAGGACACCGCGAACCGCGTCCTCGCCTACTCACGGGCGGGTGACGAGGTGGACGAGCTGCGGCGGCTGTCGATCCTCGGCCGCGAAGGCCCGGAACGCTACCTCGCGATGCTCCGCGAATGGGGCGTCTACCAGCGGCTGCGGGCCGGCGAGGGGATCGTGCGCATCGACGAGCGCCCCGAGCTGGGCATCCGCCGCCGGATCGCGGCCGGCATCCACGCCGGCAAGCAGCCGCTCGGCACGATCTGGGTCCAGGAGGGCGCCCAGCCGCTGACCGAACGCGCCGAGACCGCCCTGCTCGGCGCGAGCCGGACCCTCGCCCCGCAGCTCATCCGCGCCCGCACGCTGCCCAGCCCCGAACTGCGGCTGCGCGAGGACCTCCTGGCGAGCCTGCTGGAAGGGCGGCTGGACGCGGAGTCCGTCGCGGACGACATCGGGGCCGATCCCGCGCGCCCGGCGCAGGTGCTGGCGTTTTCCTTGGAGCGGTCGGACAACCGGCAGCTGCGCCGCGCCGAGCTGGTGCACCTGATCGCGGTGCACACGGCGGCCTACCGGCGCAGCGCGCTGGTGAGCGTGATCGGCGGCCGCGTCTACGCGCTGCTGCCGGACCTGCCCGAGCACTCCGACGCGGCGGTGCTCGCCCTGGCGCGCGAAATCGCCGCGACCGCCCGGCGGCACCTGGACGTCCCGGTGCGCGTGGCGCTCGGCGGCGTCGTGCCGCGCCTGTCCGACGCGGCCGCGTCCCGGGGCGACGCCGACCGCGTCCTGGCGGCGATGGCGCGCGGGCAGTGGGCGGCCGGCGTCGCCTCGCTCGCCGACGTCCGCGCCGAGGTGCTGCTGTCGGAGGTGCTGGCGTACCTGGGCGGGCAGCCGCGCATCCGCGACCCGCGCCTGACGGCGCTGACCGAGCACGACGCCGAGCACGGCGGCATCCTCGTCCCGGCGGTCCTGGCCTGGCTGGACGCCTTCGGCGACGTCCGGGCGGCGGCGCGGGTGCTGAACATCCACCCGAACACCGTGCGCTACCGCGTCCGCCGCGCGACCGAAGTGTCCGGAGTGGACTTCGACGATCCGGCCCAGCGCATCCTTACTCAGCTGCAGCTGAGGCTCTGA
- a CDS encoding maleylpyruvate isomerase N-terminal domain-containing protein — protein MDLFSRTWAALRAAVAALPDAAFAEPSGCRGWLVRDLVCHLVIDAQDVLITLVTPSPAAVTHDSVSYWAVASEPPAGDDPLDALIVRLAAAYEDPALLKFHLDDVGSAAGRAADLADPGMRVSTQDMVLTAGDYLSAYVLEWTLHHLDLVAHLPAAPPPPAAGLARTRAMLERIAGTAFPASFSDTDVLLVATGRRAPSEAETAALGALAGRLPFVLG, from the coding sequence GTGGACCTCTTTTCCCGCACGTGGGCGGCGTTGCGCGCCGCGGTCGCCGCACTCCCCGACGCCGCGTTCGCCGAGCCGTCGGGCTGCCGGGGCTGGCTGGTCCGGGACCTGGTGTGCCACCTGGTGATCGACGCGCAGGACGTGCTGATCACGCTGGTCACGCCGTCCCCGGCCGCGGTCACGCACGACTCGGTGTCGTACTGGGCGGTGGCTTCCGAGCCGCCGGCGGGCGACGACCCGCTGGACGCGCTGATCGTCCGGCTGGCGGCGGCGTACGAGGACCCCGCGCTGCTCAAGTTCCACCTCGACGACGTCGGCTCGGCGGCCGGCCGCGCGGCGGACCTGGCCGACCCGGGGATGCGGGTTTCGACGCAGGACATGGTCCTGACGGCGGGCGACTACCTCTCGGCGTACGTGCTGGAGTGGACACTGCACCACCTGGACCTGGTGGCCCACCTGCCCGCGGCCCCGCCGCCGCCCGCGGCGGGCCTGGCCCGGACGCGGGCGATGCTCGAGCGGATCGCCGGGACGGCGTTCCCGGCGTCGTTTTCGGACACCGACGTCCTGCTGGTGGCGACCGGCCGGCGTGCCCCGTCGGAAGCCGAGACGGCAGCGCTGGGCGCGCTGGCCGGGCGGCTGCCGTTCGTGCTCGGGTGA
- a CDS encoding LLM class flavin-dependent oxidoreductase — MLDRSPVRRDGGPARALRDTVAFAVDVERLGYHRFWVSEHHGVPGVAGSAPTVLAAAVAGATSRIRVGTGGVMLPNHRPLVVAEQFGVLEALHPGRIDMGLGRSVGFTGGVRAALGQGKEAADDFGAQVRELLGFFTGEHAYPGVHAYPAEGLRVPPFLLATGSGADLAAELGLPLVIAPVRGERAMAEAVTRYRDGFRPSAWALEPYVVVSTAIAVADTAADARRLLVSEAWATVYSRSHGVFLPLSPPSEVLALPMTERERRRLEETLDGQISGTAAEVEERLGTLTEAAGADEVLVTTAAYDQSARLDSLARLADLCALV, encoded by the coding sequence GTGCTCGATCGCTCGCCCGTGCGGCGGGACGGCGGGCCCGCGCGGGCGCTGCGGGACACCGTCGCCTTCGCCGTGGACGTCGAACGGCTGGGGTACCACCGGTTCTGGGTGTCCGAGCACCACGGCGTGCCCGGGGTCGCCGGGTCCGCGCCAACCGTGCTCGCCGCCGCCGTCGCCGGGGCCACCAGCCGGATCCGGGTCGGGACCGGCGGGGTCATGTTGCCGAACCACCGGCCGCTGGTCGTGGCCGAACAGTTCGGGGTGCTGGAAGCGCTTCACCCGGGCCGGATCGACATGGGGCTCGGCCGGTCGGTCGGCTTCACCGGCGGCGTGCGGGCCGCGCTGGGGCAGGGCAAGGAAGCCGCCGACGACTTCGGCGCGCAGGTCCGGGAACTGCTCGGGTTCTTCACCGGTGAGCACGCCTACCCCGGCGTCCACGCCTACCCCGCCGAGGGACTGCGCGTGCCGCCGTTCCTGCTGGCCACCGGCTCCGGCGCCGATCTCGCCGCGGAACTCGGGCTGCCGCTGGTGATCGCGCCGGTGCGCGGGGAACGGGCCATGGCCGAAGCCGTGACGCGCTACCGCGACGGGTTCCGGCCCAGTGCGTGGGCGCTCGAGCCGTACGTCGTGGTGTCGACGGCGATCGCCGTGGCGGACACGGCGGCCGACGCGCGGCGGCTGCTCGTTTCGGAAGCCTGGGCGACGGTGTATTCGCGCTCCCACGGCGTCTTCCTGCCGCTGTCGCCGCCGTCGGAGGTCCTGGCGCTGCCGATGACCGAGCGCGAACGCCGTCGTCTCGAAGAGACCCTCGACGGCCAGATCTCCGGCACCGCGGCCGAAGTCGAGGAGCGGCTGGGGACATTGACCGAGGCCGCGGGCGCCGACGAGGTTTTGGTGACGACGGCCGCCTACGACCAATCCGCGCGGCTCGATTCCCTCGCCCGATTGGCCGATCTGTGCGCACTCGTGTGA
- a CDS encoding DUF6221 family protein, whose translation MDDLIAFLAARVGARQALIMQAVNKAKAGDTMNRGETKVAVEQKIRGLSDLDLDAVNQMINEIEATRRILLAHRTTVSEKVPGFPLYGSEYWCETCHVPADEAGSNWCLTLRLLALPYADHPDYSERWRP comes from the coding sequence GTGGACGACCTGATCGCATTCCTCGCCGCGCGCGTGGGCGCACGGCAGGCGTTGATCATGCAGGCCGTCAACAAGGCGAAGGCCGGCGACACGATGAACCGCGGCGAGACCAAGGTCGCCGTGGAGCAGAAGATCCGCGGGCTGAGCGATCTCGACCTCGACGCGGTCAACCAGATGATCAACGAGATCGAAGCGACGCGGCGGATCCTGCTCGCGCACCGCACCACGGTCTCGGAGAAAGTCCCCGGGTTTCCGCTCTACGGCAGCGAATACTGGTGTGAGACCTGCCACGTGCCCGCCGACGAGGCCGGCTCCAACTGGTGCCTCACGCTGCGCCTGCTGGCCCTGCCCTACGCCGACCACCCGGACTACAGCGAGCGCTGGCGTCCCTGA
- a CDS encoding DNA polymerase domain-containing protein produces MPKHGDPVEYEVGGRTVRVSSPDKVYFPQRGITKRQVVEHYITVGEPLLRAIGERPTTLKRYVDGVEGEWFYAKRVPKGAPPWVETAEITFPSGRKAAEVCPTEPAVFAWAANLGTFDFHPWPVRRADADHPDELRIDVDPPDRAGFADAVEVARVVREVLADAGLTGYPKTSGGRGVHVLVRIRPEWDFIEVRHAVIALGREVARRIPEKATIAWWKEERGGRVFLDYNQAARDRTVASSWSVRGTPRATVSTPLTWDLLDEVDADDFDVLTIPAFLAEHGDLHAGMDAEAFGLETALEWYERDLRDEGLGDMPYPPDYPKMPGEPKRVQPSKARPD; encoded by the coding sequence ATGCCGAAGCACGGAGATCCGGTCGAGTACGAGGTGGGCGGGCGGACGGTCCGCGTCTCGAGCCCGGACAAGGTGTACTTCCCCCAGCGCGGCATCACGAAGCGCCAGGTCGTCGAGCACTACATCACCGTGGGTGAGCCGCTGCTGCGCGCGATCGGCGAGCGGCCGACCACGCTGAAGCGCTACGTCGACGGCGTCGAGGGCGAGTGGTTCTACGCCAAGCGCGTGCCGAAGGGCGCGCCGCCGTGGGTCGAGACGGCCGAGATCACCTTCCCGTCGGGCCGCAAGGCCGCCGAGGTGTGCCCAACCGAGCCCGCGGTGTTCGCCTGGGCGGCCAACCTGGGGACGTTCGACTTCCACCCGTGGCCGGTCCGCCGCGCCGACGCCGACCACCCGGACGAGCTCCGCATCGACGTCGACCCGCCGGACCGGGCGGGCTTCGCGGACGCGGTGGAGGTCGCGCGGGTGGTCCGCGAGGTCCTGGCGGACGCGGGCCTGACCGGCTACCCGAAGACGTCCGGCGGCCGCGGCGTGCACGTCCTGGTCCGGATCCGCCCGGAGTGGGACTTCATCGAGGTCCGCCACGCGGTGATCGCGCTCGGCCGCGAGGTCGCGCGCCGGATCCCGGAGAAGGCGACGATCGCGTGGTGGAAGGAGGAGCGCGGCGGCCGCGTCTTCCTCGACTACAACCAGGCCGCGCGCGACCGCACGGTGGCGTCGTCCTGGTCGGTCCGCGGCACCCCGCGGGCAACGGTCTCGACCCCGCTGACGTGGGACCTGCTGGACGAGGTCGACGCGGACGACTTCGACGTGCTGACGATCCCGGCCTTCCTGGCCGAGCACGGGGACCTGCACGCGGGGATGGACGCGGAGGCGTTCGGCCTGGAGACGGCGCTGGAGTGGTACGAGCGGGACCTGCGGGACGAGGGGCTGGGGGACATGCCGTACCCGCCGGACTACCCGAAGATGCCGGGGGAGCCGAAGCGGGTGCAGCCGAGCAAGGCCCGCCCGGACTGA
- a CDS encoding TVP38/TMEM64 family protein → MSGRTKLICALAVLAVFAAAAVLLPIPGPAELRAWAATTGAATPLVLLVAYSLLTVAPIPRTVFNLAAGLLVGTAAGIAIGLVATTIAAALSFGLARLLGRDLVTRHLHRSAVRTVNDRLSDGGVLAITSLRLIPVVPFAPFSYLCGVSSVRPLPYLAGTLLGSVPGTVAVVVLGDALTGGTPPALLVCYGLFALAGAIGLVRVFRKRAPVPEPEPAGPAG, encoded by the coding sequence GTGTCCGGCCGCACCAAGCTGATCTGCGCGCTCGCCGTGCTCGCCGTCTTCGCGGCGGCCGCGGTGCTGCTGCCGATCCCCGGCCCGGCCGAACTGCGGGCCTGGGCGGCCACCACCGGCGCGGCCACGCCGCTCGTGCTCCTCGTCGCCTACTCGCTGCTCACCGTGGCGCCGATCCCGCGGACCGTCTTCAACCTCGCCGCCGGGCTCCTCGTCGGCACCGCGGCCGGGATCGCGATCGGGCTGGTCGCCACCACGATCGCGGCGGCGCTGTCGTTCGGGCTGGCCCGGCTGCTCGGCCGCGACCTCGTCACCCGCCACCTGCACCGGTCGGCCGTCAGAACGGTGAACGACCGGCTGTCCGACGGCGGTGTCCTCGCCATCACCTCGCTGCGGCTGATCCCGGTCGTCCCGTTCGCGCCGTTCAGCTACCTCTGCGGCGTGTCGTCCGTGCGGCCGCTGCCCTACCTGGCCGGTACGCTGCTGGGCAGCGTGCCCGGCACCGTCGCCGTGGTCGTCCTCGGCGACGCCCTGACCGGCGGAACGCCACCGGCGCTGCTCGTCTGTTACGGCTTGTTCGCGCTGGCCGGGGCGATCGGCCTGGTCCGGGTGTTCCGGAAACGAGCGCCGGTGCCCGAACCGGAGCCCGCCGGACCGGCTGGCTGA
- a CDS encoding serine/threonine-protein kinase, whose protein sequence is MGVVWRATDVRLERTVAIKQILPQPGVSETERDNMRQRAMREAKNAARFQHPNAIVVFDIAEHNGDPCLVMEYLNGPSLSTILAEEGTLPLGRIARIGEQVASALVAAHRAGIVHRDVKPGNILIDETGTAKITDFGISRAAGDMTLTATGLIGGTPAYLAPELARGADPVPSSDVFALGATLYQAIEGTTPYGNTTNQLALLYAAANGQINPPVQAGAATALLMSLLRSEPGERPSMAEARERLAALARTEPGGMSASPPLLSGGAGRKPAAPAESGDRPPWQRTDQPAPSSPPVGTPVPAGKAPSNPPRPTAAFMPMRSPAAPPNTPPRPMPAAAPTARAPQYSSNPAKPDNKRKYALFAGAGAAVVVVAVVLFLVLNSGNGGSGGDQTAQSPGTQPTTGQTTPKSGQSSATNAPAGLGKTVPESKITDFGAAGHALTGFYDNPAGGWSKLTPAAQQVYGSEQAFADYWANNKVATYASARADSGGSNSDGSITMNLTVNGTRNGYRIVMSGGQMLIDADTRLGPHDQAGY, encoded by the coding sequence ATGGGTGTCGTGTGGCGCGCCACCGACGTGCGCCTCGAGCGCACCGTCGCGATCAAGCAGATCCTCCCCCAGCCGGGCGTGTCCGAGACCGAACGCGACAACATGCGCCAGCGCGCGATGCGCGAGGCGAAGAACGCCGCCCGGTTCCAGCACCCGAACGCGATCGTGGTGTTCGACATCGCCGAGCACAACGGCGACCCGTGCCTGGTGATGGAGTACCTGAACGGGCCCAGCCTCTCCACGATCCTCGCCGAGGAGGGCACGCTCCCGCTCGGCCGGATCGCCCGAATCGGCGAGCAGGTCGCCTCGGCGCTGGTCGCCGCGCACCGCGCCGGGATCGTCCACCGCGACGTCAAGCCGGGCAACATCCTGATCGACGAGACCGGCACCGCGAAGATCACCGACTTCGGCATCTCGCGCGCGGCCGGCGACATGACGCTGACCGCGACCGGCCTGATCGGCGGTACGCCCGCCTACCTGGCGCCCGAGCTGGCGCGCGGCGCCGACCCGGTGCCCAGCTCCGACGTCTTCGCCCTCGGCGCGACCCTCTACCAGGCGATCGAGGGCACCACGCCGTACGGCAACACCACCAACCAGCTCGCGCTGCTCTACGCGGCCGCGAACGGCCAGATCAACCCGCCGGTGCAGGCGGGCGCGGCCACCGCGCTGCTGATGAGCCTGCTGCGCAGCGAGCCGGGCGAGCGGCCGAGCATGGCCGAGGCCCGCGAGCGGCTGGCCGCGCTGGCCCGCACCGAGCCCGGCGGCATGTCGGCGTCGCCGCCGCTGCTGTCGGGGGGCGCGGGCCGCAAGCCCGCCGCGCCCGCCGAAAGCGGCGATCGCCCGCCGTGGCAGCGGACCGACCAGCCCGCGCCGTCGTCGCCGCCGGTCGGCACGCCAGTGCCCGCGGGCAAGGCGCCGTCGAACCCGCCGCGCCCGACCGCGGCGTTCATGCCGATGCGGTCGCCGGCCGCGCCGCCGAACACCCCGCCCAGACCGATGCCCGCGGCCGCGCCGACGGCCAGGGCACCGCAGTACTCGTCGAACCCCGCGAAACCGGACAACAAGCGCAAGTACGCCCTGTTCGCCGGCGCGGGAGCCGCGGTCGTCGTGGTCGCGGTGGTCCTGTTCCTGGTGCTGAACTCCGGCAACGGCGGCTCCGGCGGCGACCAGACCGCCCAGTCGCCGGGCACCCAGCCGACGACGGGCCAGACCACGCCGAAGAGCGGCCAGAGCAGCGCGACGAACGCGCCCGCCGGGCTCGGCAAGACCGTCCCGGAAAGCAAGATCACCGACTTCGGGGCCGCCGGCCACGCGCTCACGGGGTTCTACGACAACCCCGCCGGCGGCTGGTCGAAGCTCACCCCCGCGGCCCAGCAGGTGTACGGCAGCGAGCAGGCCTTCGCCGACTACTGGGCGAACAACAAGGTCGCCACCTACGCGAGCGCCCGCGCCGACAGCGGCGGCTCGAACTCCGACGGTTCGATCACGATGAACCTGACGGTCAACGGCACGCGCAACGGCTACCGGATCGTCATGAGCGGCGGCCAGATGCTCATCGACGCCGACACCCGGCTCGGCCCGCACGACCAGGCCGGCTACTGA
- the msrB gene encoding peptide-methionine (R)-S-oxide reductase MsrB codes for MKPVVGATPRVVKSEQEWRQQLSPDEYAVLRQAGTERPFTGEYTDTKTTGVYECRACGAELFRSDTKFESHCGWPSFFDPADSDAVLLREDRAMGMKRIEVLCSSCHSHLGHVFEGEGYPTPTDQRYCINSISLKLVPES; via the coding sequence ATGAAACCCGTTGTCGGCGCGACCCCGCGCGTCGTGAAGTCCGAGCAGGAATGGCGGCAGCAGCTCAGCCCCGACGAGTACGCCGTGCTCCGCCAGGCGGGGACCGAACGGCCGTTCACCGGTGAGTACACCGACACGAAGACCACCGGCGTCTACGAGTGCCGCGCGTGCGGTGCCGAGCTGTTCCGCAGCGACACGAAGTTCGAGAGCCACTGCGGCTGGCCGTCCTTCTTCGACCCGGCCGACTCCGACGCCGTGCTGCTGCGCGAAGACCGCGCGATGGGCATGAAGCGGATCGAGGTGCTCTGCAGCTCGTGCCACAGTCACCTCGGGCACGTCTTCGAGGGCGAGGGCTACCCGACCCCGACCGACCAGCGCTACTGCATCAACTCGATTTCGCTGAAACTGGTCCCCGAGTCGTAA
- a CDS encoding TIGR04222 domain-containing membrane protein codes for MTDTWGIPGPVFAGLYLALLLLTALAAVVRLALLARGHAGGAPERAEELALLTGGRLRAGELVVARLLEQQAIRLDGTGRVSRVKGTTSDPLGRAALLRVGKHGSSIDRVRAAVAEHTSMRELETALVGRGLLTDPRKARSTRVAAAVALWLLVAFGVVRLIAGASTGHPVGYLLGLLALGVVLAIVATVKARKEPQVKATFAGRKAAADARRAGTLTAGPAGAVAAGGFGEHPDKDVRLAVIRATQQSPARAYRSSRTRWASAGGGAAVGYYGGSSCGGGGGSSCGGGGGGCGGGGGGGCGG; via the coding sequence ATGACCGACACCTGGGGCATTCCCGGACCGGTGTTCGCGGGCCTTTACCTGGCCCTGCTGCTCCTCACGGCGCTGGCCGCGGTGGTGCGCCTGGCGCTGCTGGCGCGCGGGCACGCCGGCGGGGCGCCGGAGCGGGCCGAAGAACTCGCGCTGCTGACCGGCGGCCGACTGCGCGCCGGCGAACTCGTCGTCGCGCGCCTGCTGGAGCAGCAGGCCATCCGGCTCGACGGCACCGGCCGGGTCTCGCGCGTCAAGGGCACGACGTCCGACCCGCTGGGCCGCGCGGCGCTGCTGCGGGTCGGCAAGCACGGCTCCTCGATCGACCGGGTGCGCGCGGCCGTCGCCGAGCACACGTCGATGCGCGAGCTGGAAACCGCGCTGGTCGGCCGGGGCCTGCTCACCGACCCGCGGAAGGCCCGCTCGACCCGGGTGGCCGCCGCGGTGGCGCTGTGGCTGCTGGTCGCCTTCGGCGTGGTCCGGCTGATCGCCGGGGCGAGCACCGGGCATCCGGTCGGCTACCTGCTCGGCCTGCTCGCGCTCGGGGTCGTCCTGGCGATCGTCGCGACGGTCAAGGCCCGGAAGGAACCGCAGGTCAAGGCTACTTTCGCCGGCCGGAAGGCCGCGGCAGACGCACGCCGCGCCGGCACGCTCACCGCGGGCCCGGCCGGGGCGGTCGCGGCGGGCGGGTTCGGCGAGCACCCCGACAAGGACGTCCGGCTGGCGGTCATCCGGGCCACGCAGCAGTCGCCGGCGCGGGCCTACCGCAGCTCGCGCACCCGCTGGGCGAGCGCCGGGGGCGGCGCGGCCGTCGGCTACTACGGCGGCAGCTCCTGCGGCGGCGGGGGTGGCAGCTCCTGCGGCGGTGGCGGCGGGGGTTGCGGTGGCGGCGGTGGCGGGGGCTGCGGCGGTTGA
- a CDS encoding TIGR04222 domain-containing membrane protein gives MDDPWGISGPDFVVLYIVLLGAVLLVRVVVSGVVGGRALREDTGRPVPPPTVYQLAFLAGGPDRAVDAAIAALVDRGQLRVNSYKQVSQAGARPSEPLEQAVYDMAQLSTTTTLRAYGRQSAAMRALEESLDQHGLLASAAAKRKARTIGLVLQLAVLALGLVRLVNGISLGRPVGVLVFLVLVAAVLAIVAAVRRSKTGARQPSAAGHRVLGQARAAASGPVPAGMLAGGVLLGGAAAAVALGGWAMFPDEELGAALTPPVTSFGGGGSSGGSSCSSGSSCSSSSCSSGSSCGSSCGGGGCGG, from the coding sequence ATGGACGACCCGTGGGGCATCTCCGGACCGGATTTCGTGGTCCTCTACATCGTGTTGCTCGGCGCGGTCCTGCTGGTCAGGGTCGTCGTGTCCGGCGTCGTCGGCGGCCGCGCGCTGCGTGAGGACACCGGGCGGCCCGTCCCGCCGCCGACGGTCTACCAGCTCGCGTTCCTCGCCGGCGGCCCCGACCGGGCCGTCGACGCGGCGATCGCGGCCCTGGTGGACCGCGGGCAGCTGCGCGTCAACAGCTACAAGCAGGTCAGCCAGGCCGGCGCCCGGCCGTCCGAGCCGCTGGAGCAGGCGGTCTACGACATGGCCCAGCTGAGCACGACGACGACGCTGCGGGCGTACGGCCGCCAGTCGGCGGCGATGCGGGCCCTGGAGGAGAGCCTCGACCAGCACGGCCTGCTGGCGTCGGCCGCGGCGAAGCGCAAGGCGCGGACGATCGGGCTGGTCCTGCAGCTCGCCGTGCTGGCGCTCGGCCTGGTGCGGCTGGTGAACGGCATCTCGCTCGGCCGCCCGGTCGGCGTCCTGGTGTTCCTGGTCCTGGTCGCGGCGGTGCTGGCGATCGTGGCCGCGGTCCGCCGGTCCAAGACGGGCGCCCGGCAGCCGTCGGCGGCGGGGCACCGGGTGCTCGGCCAGGCGCGCGCGGCGGCGTCCGGACCGGTGCCGGCCGGCATGCTCGCGGGCGGGGTGCTGCTCGGCGGCGCCGCGGCGGCGGTGGCGCTGGGTGGCTGGGCGATGTTCCCGGACGAAGAGCTCGGCGCGGCGCTGACCCCGCCGGTGACGTCGTTCGGCGGCGGCGGTTCGTCGGGCGGTTCTTCGTGCAGCAGCGGCTCGTCCTGCTCGAGCTCGTCGTGCAGCAGCGGGTCTTCGTGCGGTTCTTCGTGCGGCGGAGGGGGCTGCGGTGGGTGA
- a CDS encoding DUF692 domain-containing protein, protein MGELGIGIGWRHELDLSIARLPGVDWVEVVAENLHADHLPETLVALRRKGLPVLPHAVSLSLGGAEPLDTGRVQHLAEIARAVDAPLVSDHVCFVRAGGLDSGHLMPLPRTREALDVLVANVRLAQSIVDVPFALENIAAVLDWPDNELTEEQFLTELTDRTGCRLIIDVANLYANARNIGTDPMAFLDGIPWERLAYVHMAGGVERDGVYHDTHAHPVLPEVLSLLTELRKRTDPPGVLLERDDDYPSDAELAAELAALRAAVTV, encoded by the coding sequence GTGGGTGAGCTCGGCATCGGGATCGGCTGGCGGCACGAACTGGACCTGTCCATCGCGCGGCTCCCGGGCGTCGACTGGGTGGAGGTGGTCGCGGAGAACCTGCACGCCGACCACCTCCCCGAGACACTGGTGGCGCTGCGCCGGAAGGGACTGCCGGTGCTGCCGCACGCCGTCTCGCTGTCGCTGGGCGGGGCCGAGCCGCTCGACACCGGCCGCGTCCAGCACCTGGCGGAGATCGCGCGGGCGGTGGACGCGCCGCTGGTCAGCGACCACGTGTGCTTCGTGCGCGCGGGCGGGCTCGACTCGGGGCACCTGATGCCGCTCCCCCGCACGCGCGAGGCGCTGGACGTGCTGGTGGCGAACGTCCGGCTGGCCCAGTCCATCGTGGACGTGCCGTTCGCGCTGGAGAACATCGCCGCGGTGCTGGACTGGCCGGACAACGAGCTGACGGAGGAGCAGTTCCTCACCGAGCTGACCGACCGGACCGGCTGCCGGCTGATCATCGACGTCGCGAACCTGTACGCCAACGCCCGCAACATCGGCACGGACCCGATGGCGTTCCTGGACGGCATCCCGTGGGAGCGGCTGGCGTACGTGCACATGGCGGGCGGTGTCGAGCGCGACGGCGTCTACCACGACACGCACGCGCACCCGGTGCTGCCCGAGGTGCTCTCGCTGTTGACGGAGCTGCGTAAGCGGACGGACCCGCCGGGCGTGCTGCTGGAACGCGACGACGACTACCCGAGCGACGCCGAGCTGGCCGCGGAACTGGCGGCCCTGCGCGCGGCGGTGACGGTGTGA